Proteins encoded together in one Cataglyphis hispanica isolate Lineage 1 chromosome 17, ULB_Chis1_1.0, whole genome shotgun sequence window:
- the LOC126856135 gene encoding carotenoid isomerooxygenase, whose amino-acid sequence MEYINYLITLLRGSLSNTSNVLDNFEHKKCGKLLQTEFHKNGNLDNVATDDHNICYYANCDSSVWMRSCEKEVIEPLRSSEITGSIPEWLTGTLLRNGPGNLKVGKYRYQHLFDSSALLHKFRIANGNVTYQRRFVQTEVYKRNMIAQRIVFTEFGTCATPDPCHSIFHRVAAVFKPDEISDNSMITVYPFGDEYYTFAEAPVMHRIDVKTLETTGRVNMSKYVNIVNHTSHPHIMADGTIYNVGLSVTPFGPQYNIVCFYPNRTIIDDSGEKKELSMFDQATIVASVPSRWLLNPSYMHTFGITDNYFIIVEQPLAISFIGMTITHIKKDPMINCFKWHENENTLIHVISRKTGQLMKTFVAETFFYLHIINQFETRDREYVVLDICCYRDPKMLEYMYIDAMKNMHKDADFARLFRARPLRFVLPMRELHPDTTFEYNLITIETVHQNLQLFQDIININYETDLEIVDDTDNIEYSDKSRYWQDEHKSALQKKPTAHLLLDGKIFVRPELLCDVGCETPRINADSHLGKEYRYFYAISCDMDLDNPGTLIKVDTFQKTKKIWQEKGVYPSEPIFVPNPKGKNEDDGVVVSSIVWAEKETQVGLLILDAVTFTEIARATFETPGPVPKCLHGWFSLDK is encoded by the exons ATggagtatattaattatcttataacatTACTTCGTGGATCATTATCCAATACGTCAAACgtattagataattttgagCATAAAAAGTGCGGAAAATTACTGCAAACTGAATTTCAT aaaaatGGGAATCTGGATAATGTCGCAACAGATGATCACAACATATGTTATTATGCTAATTGCGATTCTTCGGTATGGATGAGGAGTTGCGAGAAGGAAGTGATCGAGCCTCTTCGATCGAGCGAAATCACTGGCAGCATCCCCGAATGGTTGACGGGCACTCTGTTACGGAATGGTCCGGGTAATTTGAAAGTGGGCAAATACCGTTATCAGCATCTGTTTGACAGTTCTGCCCTGTTGCATAA ATTTCGTATCGCGAATGGAAACGTCACCTATCAGCGACGATTCGTCCAAACCGAAGTATATAAGAGAAACATGATCGCTCAGAGGATAGTTTTTACCGAATTCGGTACTTGCGCGACCCCGGATCCTTGTCACAGTATTTTTCACAG GGTAGCTGCCGTGTTTAAACCAGATGAAATATCTGACAATTCCATGATCACAGTATATCCCTTCGGTGATGAATATTATACGTTCGCGGAAGCACCAGTGATGCACAGAATTGATGTAAAAACTTTAGAAACAACGGGCAGG GTAAATATGtcgaaatatgttaatatcgtCAATCATACCTCACATCCTCATATTATGGCCGATGgtacaatttataatgtagGATTGAGTGTAACACCATTTGGACCTCAATACAATATCGTATGCTTCTATCCTAATCGGACGATTATtg ACGATTCCGGGGAGAAAAAAGAGTTATCCATGTTCGATCAAGCAACGATTGTGGCCAGTGTGCCGAGTAGATGGCTACTGAATCCATCTTATATGCATACTTTTGGTATCACCgacaattatttcattatcgtGGAACAACCATTAGCGATCTCCTTTATCGGAATGACAATCactcatattaaaaaagaccCGATGATAAATTGTTTCAAGTGGCATGAAAATGAAAAC ACACTCATTCATGTTATCTCGAGAAAAACGGGTCAACTGATGAAAACTTTCGTCGCGGAGACATTTTTTTACCTTCACATTATCAATCAGTTCGAGACCCGCGACAGAGAATACGTCGTACTCGACATATGCTGTTATCGGGATCCGAAGATGTTGGAGTACATGTATATTGATGCCATGAAG AACATGCACAAAGATGCCGATTTCGCCAGACTGTTTCGCGCTAGGCCGTTGCGTTTCGTACTTCCGATGAGGGAATTGCATCCTGACACAACGTTCGAATACAATCTCATTACGATCGAAACGGTGCATCAGAACTTACAGCTGTtccaagatataattaatatcaattatgaaACGGACCTGGAAATTGTCGACGATACAGACAACATTGAGTACAGTGACAAATCCAGATACTGGCAAGATGAGCACAAAAGCGCTTTGCAGAAGAAACCGACCGCTCATCTGCTTCTCGATGGCAAGATCTTCGTAAGACCGGAGCTTCTCTGCGACGTCGGTTGCGAGACTCCGCGGATAAACGCAGATTCTCACCTCGGTAAGGAGTACCGGTACTTTTACGCAATCTCCTGCGACATGGACCTGGATAATCCCGGAACA CTAATCAAGGTCGATACATTCCAAAAGACCAAGAAAATATGGCAGGAAAAGGGTGTTTATCCTAGCGAACCAATTTTCGTGCCAAATCCGAAAGGAAAA AATGAGGATGATGGCGTGGTTGTAAGTTCTATTGTGTGGGCGGAAAAAGAGACTCAGGTTGGACTGTTAATCTTGGACGCTGTGACATTTACGGAAATCGCAAGAGCTACTTTTGAAACGCCTGGACCAGTGCCTAAATGTTTACACGGTTGGTTTAGTCTGGATAAGTAA